Proteins encoded in a region of the Podarcis muralis chromosome 2, rPodMur119.hap1.1, whole genome shotgun sequence genome:
- the HAND1 gene encoding heart- and neural crest derivatives-expressed protein 1, which produces MNVVGGYQGHPHPHHHPHHGALLHPHHPHHEPFLFGPPAPPPPPAPGRCFPPAERPFAQGWLLSAASDLSPPPPPPPELVCAAAAAAAAAAAGLGSSASPASSYGGSPSELGGRLSAARRRGASSSSAPGAPRKERRRTESLNSAFAELRECIPNVPADTKLSKIKTLRLATSYIAYLMEVLAKDGPAAEGFKAELKKAEPRDAAKRKREQPQTEGYSHALGHGEKRLKGRTGWPQQVWALELNQ; this is translated from the exons ATGAACGTGGTGGGGGGCTACCAGGgccacccccatccccaccaccacccgcaCCACGGCGCGCtgctccacccccaccacccGCACCACGAGCCGTTCCTCTTCGGGCCGCccgcgccgccgcctccgccggcCCCCGGCCGATGTTTCCCGCCGGCCGAGCGGCCCTTCGCGCAGGGCTGGCTGCTCAGCGCAGCCTCCGACCTCTCcccgccgcctccgcctcctcccgaGTTGGTGTGCGCTGCAGCTGCGGCAGCGGCTGCAGCGGCCGCCGGGCTGGGCTCGTCGGCTTCGCCCGCCTCGTCCTACGGCGGCAGCCCGTCGGAGCTGGGCGGGCGGCTGAGCGCGGCGCGCCGTCGGGGGGCGTCTTCGTCGTCGGCGCCCGGAGCGCCTCGCAAGGAGCGCCGCCGCACCGAGAGCCTGAACAGCGCCTTCGCCGAGCTGCGCGAGTGCATCCCCAACGTGCCGGCCGACACCAAGCTGTCCAAGATCAAGACGCTGCGCCTGGCCACCAGCTACATCGCCTACCTCATGGAGGTGCTGGCCAAGGACGGGCCGGCCGCCGAGGGCTTCAAGGCCGAGCTCAAGAAGGCCGAGCCCCGCGACGCCGCCAAGAGGAAGCGCGAGCAGCCG CAGACCGAGGGCTATTCTCACGCTTTAGGCCACGGAGAAAAACGGCTTAAGGGCAGGACTGGCTGGCCTCAGCAGGTCTGGGCGCTGGAACTGAATCAATGA